A single genomic interval of Candidatus Thermokryptus mobilis harbors:
- a CDS encoding QcrA and Rieske domain-containing protein, which produces MKIDRRKFLKNLGIGSLILALAGQIYTWLRSLFPNVSYESVRRVKLDEPDNIPDGVTFIDDLKTYIFREGKTFYAISAVCTHLGCTVKYVALSKPKVIKIGGEEVEVKWEFHCPCHGSKFYGDGTNYAGPAPRPLDWVKVEVSPEDGKLVVDLNKIVPKNYKLTV; this is translated from the coding sequence ATGAAAATTGACAGAAGAAAATTTTTGAAGAATTTAGGCATCGGTTCACTTATTCTTGCGCTTGCGGGGCAAATTTACACGTGGCTTAGATCACTCTTTCCAAATGTGAGTTATGAAAGCGTCCGTCGGGTTAAGCTTGACGAGCCGGATAATATCCCTGATGGTGTGACATTCATTGATGATTTGAAGACATACATATTTCGTGAGGGGAAGACATTTTATGCTATTTCTGCGGTTTGCACTCATCTTGGTTGCACTGTCAAGTATGTTGCTCTTTCAAAGCCGAAGGTTATCAAAATTGGTGGAGAAGAGGTTGAGGTCAAGTGGGAATTCCATTGCCCTTGCCATGGGTCAAAGTTTTATGGAGATGGGACAAATTATGCTGGACCTGCGCCAAGACCCCTTGATTGGGTGAAGGTTGAGGTTTCGCCAGAGGATGGGAAACTTGTTGTTGACCTTAACAAGATAGTGCCGAAAAATTATAAGTTGACAGTGTAA
- a CDS encoding FAD-dependent oxidoreductase produces MGYNVFIPDLLYWQKQVKCQAACPIHTDAGRYVQLIAEGRYKEAYFVARAPNPFASVCGRVCAAPCEDFCRRGSIDKPVTIRALKRFLTEKYGVESLYPDTQDELFEGDFDVEDNKLFWHLPTLAKVRKADVRDKKVAIIGAGPAGLACAHDLALIGYQVTVFEASNVLGGMMRHGIPEFRLSRSIIEKEINKILWLGVEVRTLTPLTKNFGIKELREEFDAIFIAVGTQEGREMNVEGSNLDGIIKAIDFLININNGYRVELGEKVFVIGGGFVAFDAARTALRMAVEMEEKEKIGNGSTYNIVMDAARTARRAGVLEIHIASLESFEEMPVLRTAQGKEEFEEAVKEGIIFHPQRGVKRFLGENGKVKGIEFIGVKRTYDENGRFNPIFDESISEYVEADTVILAIGQRPNLNFIKPEDGIELTAGGTIKVNPETLETTAPGVFAGGDAAFGPRNLIDAIANGKQAAISIDNYLRGLKTKKVFNLFVEKIEKRNYSTYVGYEITPRKPPDTVPIDRRTGIVEVEMSYTEEQAVEQAKRCLLCHIQTIYDAEKCILCGACTDVCPEYCLKLVPIEELELDDETKEKLLQHYQFGNGVPLSAMIKDDEKCIRCGLCAIVCPTEAMTMEKMYYVEREVIED; encoded by the coding sequence ATGGGATATAATGTTTTTATTCCAGATTTACTTTACTGGCAGAAGCAGGTCAAGTGTCAGGCAGCTTGTCCGATTCATACCGATGCTGGCAGGTATGTTCAATTGATAGCAGAGGGGAGGTATAAAGAGGCATATTTTGTGGCGAGGGCTCCAAATCCGTTTGCTTCTGTTTGCGGAAGGGTTTGCGCAGCTCCGTGTGAAGATTTTTGCAGGAGGGGTAGCATTGATAAACCTGTTACGATACGAGCATTGAAAAGGTTTCTAACTGAGAAATATGGTGTTGAGTCGCTTTATCCGGATACGCAGGATGAGCTTTTTGAGGGTGATTTTGATGTTGAGGACAACAAATTGTTTTGGCATTTGCCGACGCTAGCTAAAGTTAGAAAGGCAGATGTCAGGGATAAAAAAGTCGCAATAATTGGTGCAGGTCCAGCTGGTCTTGCTTGTGCCCACGACCTTGCTTTGATAGGATATCAGGTGACGGTTTTTGAGGCGTCAAATGTCCTTGGGGGAATGATGAGGCATGGGATTCCTGAGTTTAGGTTGTCAAGGAGCATAATTGAGAAGGAGATAAATAAAATTTTGTGGCTTGGGGTTGAGGTCAGAACGCTTACACCTTTGACTAAAAATTTCGGGATAAAAGAGCTAAGAGAAGAGTTTGATGCGATATTCATTGCTGTTGGCACTCAAGAAGGGAGGGAGATGAATGTTGAAGGTTCAAATCTTGATGGTATAATTAAAGCGATTGACTTCTTGATAAATATCAATAATGGATATAGGGTTGAGCTCGGTGAGAAGGTTTTTGTCATAGGGGGTGGATTCGTGGCTTTTGATGCTGCAAGGACTGCTCTTAGGATGGCTGTTGAGATGGAGGAGAAAGAAAAGATTGGGAATGGTTCAACATATAACATTGTGATGGACGCTGCGAGGACTGCAAGGAGAGCTGGCGTGCTTGAAATTCATATAGCGAGTTTGGAATCGTTCGAAGAGATGCCAGTGTTAAGAACGGCGCAAGGAAAGGAGGAGTTTGAAGAAGCTGTAAAAGAGGGGATTATATTTCATCCGCAAAGGGGGGTTAAAAGATTCCTCGGTGAGAATGGCAAGGTCAAGGGAATTGAGTTTATCGGTGTCAAAAGGACTTATGATGAAAACGGGCGATTTAATCCAATTTTTGACGAGAGCATAAGTGAATATGTTGAGGCTGACACTGTTATACTTGCCATTGGGCAAAGACCAAATTTGAACTTTATAAAGCCGGAAGATGGAATTGAACTTACAGCTGGTGGGACGATAAAGGTTAACCCTGAGACGCTTGAGACAACGGCTCCGGGTGTTTTTGCCGGTGGTGATGCTGCGTTTGGTCCGAGAAATTTAATTGATGCGATTGCAAATGGGAAACAAGCTGCAATCTCAATTGACAATTATTTGAGAGGGTTGAAAACGAAGAAAGTGTTTAATCTCTTTGTTGAGAAGATTGAGAAAAGAAATTATTCAACTTATGTTGGGTATGAAATCACACCAAGAAAGCCACCAGATACTGTCCCGATTGATAGGAGGACCGGAATAGTTGAGGTTGAGATGAGTTATACCGAAGAACAAGCGGTTGAGCAGGCGAAGAGATGTTTGTTGTGCCATATACAGACAATTTATGATGCTGAGAAATGTATTTTGTGTGGGGCTTGCACAGATGTTTGTCCAGAGTATTGTTTGAAACTCGTTCCGATTGAGGAACTTGAGCTTGATGATGAAACTAAGGAGAAACTTTTACAACATTATCAATTTGGTAATGGGGTTCCGCTTTCTGCTATGATAAAGGATGATGAGAAATGTATAAGATGTGGGCTTTGTGCCATTGTTTGTCCGACTGAAGCGATGACGATGGAGAAAATGTATTATGTGGAGCGGGAGGTAATTGAGGATTAA
- a CDS encoding c-type cytochrome, with amino-acid sequence MDKEKLKRDVVLVYAISLIGLLVTVVVYAGYFTPEWKRYQSEFKEYVKDKLGVEKAKVIEGGIKQIYVKELNRVDRCITCHMGYEWKGLENAPNPFKTHPKEILEKHPVSQYGCTICHGGQGYALNKEEAHGFIEHWEEPLLGKELEDIYRPPDRKVLLQMNCNICHRYDTLTPGADYINYAKKLVKEKGCRACHKINGRGGVIGPDLTYEGDKAPEQFDYSRIWGKKSVFAWHVAHFKNPKMVSPESIMPEMGFGSREAIALTLLVMSWKKVNLPPQYYPQSGTALADLPTPEELEKERQMREGEGAFFVNKGCFVCHSISVFGIESAAKIGPDLSNAVEDVPSKFGKTLENFIKEPTGTMSIVLGSQIMLTDSEKVQVVELLMKAYEKYRKQKLVSKP; translated from the coding sequence ATGGACAAGGAGAAGTTAAAAAGGGATGTTGTTTTAGTTTATGCGATCTCACTGATAGGGCTGTTAGTCACTGTCGTCGTTTATGCTGGTTATTTTACGCCGGAATGGAAAAGATATCAATCTGAATTTAAGGAGTATGTGAAGGATAAGCTCGGGGTAGAAAAGGCGAAGGTCATTGAAGGTGGGATAAAGCAAATTTATGTCAAAGAACTTAACAGGGTTGATCGTTGTATAACCTGTCATATGGGTTACGAATGGAAGGGTCTTGAGAATGCACCGAATCCATTTAAAACGCACCCAAAGGAAATACTTGAGAAGCATCCCGTTTCACAGTATGGTTGCACAATTTGTCATGGGGGACAAGGTTATGCTTTAAATAAGGAGGAGGCGCATGGATTTATTGAACACTGGGAAGAGCCATTGTTAGGGAAAGAGCTTGAAGATATTTACAGACCGCCTGATAGAAAAGTTTTGCTTCAGATGAATTGTAACATTTGTCATCGTTATGACACTTTAACTCCTGGGGCTGATTACATCAATTATGCGAAGAAGTTGGTCAAGGAGAAAGGATGTCGCGCTTGTCATAAAATTAACGGTCGCGGTGGTGTCATAGGTCCAGATTTAACATACGAAGGAGATAAAGCACCTGAACAGTTTGATTATTCCAGAATTTGGGGTAAAAAGTCGGTGTTTGCTTGGCATGTGGCTCATTTTAAGAATCCGAAGATGGTCTCTCCTGAAAGCATCATGCCTGAGATGGGTTTCGGGTCAAGGGAGGCGATAGCTTTGACGCTTCTTGTGATGAGCTGGAAAAAAGTGAATTTGCCACCTCAGTATTATCCGCAGTCTGGAACTGCTCTTGCTGATCTTCCGACACCCGAGGAGCTTGAAAAGGAAAGGCAGATGCGTGAAGGTGAGGGGGCTTTCTTCGTAAACAAGGGTTGTTTTGTTTGCCATTCAATCTCTGTTTTTGGGATTGAATCGGCTGCAAAAATCGGACCAGACCTCAGCAATGCTGTTGAAGATGTTCCAAGTAAATTCGGTAAAACGCTTGAAAACTTTATTAAAGAACCAACAGGGACAATGTCAATTGTTTTAGGAAGTCAAATTATGCTTACGGATTCCGAAAAGGTGCAGGTGGTTGAGCTTTTGATGAAGGCGTATGAGAAATATCGCAAACAAAAACTCGTTTCAAAACCTTAA
- a CDS encoding cytochrome b — protein MAEVKISERKFNGRSIFWTWAPRSEKEAGESIVRNLLLHWFPAKVTLRSLSWGYSLWLGTISASLFLILTITGVVLMFLYVPSVERAYQSVKDIEYVVSFGWFIRAMHRNSAHLMVAIVFLHMVRVFLTGAYKNGVGVGQNRPLNWLVGVALLLITLLLSFTGYLLPWDQLAFWAITVGTNIAKNAPIVGEWVRFILLGGHEIEQNALLRFYVLHCFFLPAAVLILFSYHMWRIRKDGGLACVDNLVLNQKKEKVKDGIKSKTYSLLGLTTGRTVQVEATLIDEEKYTVNSIPFLIRRIGLVMLGTFVFVALISLFFRAPLEEPANPHVTPNPAKAPWYFLWLQELVAITTIRIGSFVLNGAFIGGILIPGVLVLLLAIWPYLDKSSSFSTGVWFSKERTRQNLVFLVLCFLVIALIIIGTYMRGPNWEFYFPWEKWPEIPKKF, from the coding sequence ATGGCTGAAGTAAAAATAAGTGAAAGGAAATTTAATGGTCGGAGCATATTTTGGACTTGGGCGCCAAGGTCGGAGAAGGAAGCGGGTGAGTCAATAGTTAGGAATTTGCTTTTGCATTGGTTTCCAGCGAAGGTGACATTGAGAAGTTTGTCTTGGGGATATTCGCTTTGGCTTGGGACAATATCCGCATCTCTTTTTTTGATATTAACGATAACAGGTGTTGTCTTGATGTTTTTGTATGTTCCATCAGTTGAGCGGGCTTATCAGAGTGTTAAGGATATAGAGTATGTCGTTTCTTTCGGCTGGTTCATAAGGGCGATGCATAGGAATTCGGCTCATTTAATGGTTGCGATTGTCTTTCTGCACATGGTCAGGGTCTTTTTAACGGGTGCTTATAAGAATGGAGTTGGGGTTGGTCAGAATAGACCCTTGAATTGGCTTGTCGGTGTTGCCTTGCTTTTGATAACTTTGCTTCTTTCCTTTACCGGTTATCTTTTACCTTGGGATCAACTTGCTTTTTGGGCTATAACTGTAGGGACAAATATAGCTAAAAATGCTCCAATAGTTGGTGAATGGGTTAGATTTATTCTTCTCGGGGGTCATGAGATTGAGCAAAATGCTTTGTTAAGGTTTTATGTGCTTCATTGTTTCTTTCTTCCGGCTGCTGTTTTGATACTTTTTTCATATCATATGTGGAGGATAAGGAAAGATGGTGGGCTTGCCTGCGTTGATAATCTGGTTTTAAATCAGAAGAAGGAAAAGGTAAAAGATGGGATTAAGAGTAAAACTTATTCGCTTCTTGGTTTGACAACGGGTAGGACTGTTCAAGTTGAGGCGACTTTAATTGATGAGGAGAAATATACTGTTAATTCAATCCCATTTTTAATCAGAAGGATTGGGCTTGTGATGTTGGGGACATTCGTTTTCGTTGCTTTGATAAGTTTATTCTTTCGTGCACCACTTGAGGAGCCAGCTAATCCTCATGTCACACCAAATCCTGCAAAGGCGCCTTGGTATTTCTTATGGTTGCAGGAACTGGTTGCCATCACGACGATAAGGATTGGAAGCTTTGTTTTAAACGGTGCTTTTATCGGTGGGATTTTAATCCCTGGTGTCCTCGTGTTATTGCTTGCTATATGGCCTTATCTTGATAAGAGTTCAAGTTTTTCAACCGGTGTCTGGTTTAGTAAGGAGAGAACAAGGCAAAATCTCGTTTTCCTTGTGCTTTGCTTTTTGGTCATAGCTTTGATAATAATTGGAACTTACATGCGTGGTCCAAATTGGGAATTTTACTTCCCGTGGGAGAAGTGGCCTGAGATTCCAAAGAAATTTTAA
- a CDS encoding DUF167 domain-containing protein, producing the protein MKVFVKVKPGAKIDRVEKIDDTHFNIWVKCPAKEGRANENVIKLLAEFFNLPKSRVKIISGHSSKNKVIEIG; encoded by the coding sequence TTGAAGGTTTTTGTCAAAGTTAAACCCGGGGCTAAAATTGACAGAGTTGAAAAAATTGACGATACTCACTTTAACATTTGGGTCAAATGTCCTGCCAAGGAGGGGAGGGCAAACGAAAATGTGATTAAGCTTTTGGCTGAATTTTTTAATCTCCCTAAATCAAGGGTAAAAATTATTTCGGGTCATTCCTCAAAGAACAAGGTTATTGAAATTGGATAA
- a CDS encoding RrF2 family transcriptional regulator → MLSKTCKYAIQAMIFIASLNTDEPILAKQIAGALSIPKEFLNKVMQILVKAGFLHSIKGPAGGFVLAKDPKEITIFDIIKAIDGTDWFDSCILRVGPCDSQNPCALHDYWIKIKNQVRALLDHESLADLVKDMRNGKRVLQFAEDFILLKKFKTQMGLN, encoded by the coding sequence TTGCTCAGCAAGACCTGTAAATACGCCATTCAGGCAATGATTTTTATAGCTTCTCTTAACACGGATGAACCTATCTTAGCAAAGCAAATCGCAGGGGCATTATCCATACCGAAGGAGTTTTTGAATAAGGTTATGCAAATTCTCGTAAAGGCGGGATTTCTTCATTCAATAAAAGGACCTGCTGGGGGATTTGTTCTCGCAAAAGACCCAAAGGAGATCACAATTTTTGATATAATTAAAGCGATAGATGGAACGGATTGGTTTGATTCTTGTATTTTGCGCGTTGGTCCGTGTGATAGTCAGAATCCGTGCGCCCTTCATGATTATTGGATTAAGATAAAAAATCAGGTTAGAGCTCTTCTTGATCACGAAAGTTTAGCCGATTTGGTCAAAGATATGAGGAACGGTAAGAGAGTTCTTCAATTTGCGGAGGATTTTATTCTGTTGAAGAAGTTTAAAACTCAAATGGGGCTTAATTGA